One Brassica napus cultivar Da-Ae chromosome C4, Da-Ae, whole genome shotgun sequence genomic region harbors:
- the LOC106446582 gene encoding E3 ubiquitin-protein ligase RNF185, with the protein MEKGESTSTSYSDTNGSNEPDHDFECNICFELAQDPIVTLCGHLFCWPCLYRWLHHHSHSQECPVCKALVQDDKLVPLYGRGKNQTDPRTKRYPGMRIPNRPAGQRPETASPPPQQPQNDAASNFFNYGIGLMGGFMPMATTRIGNFSFGVGGLLPSLFNFQFHGFPDAALYGTAPGYPFGGYHNGFRGVPGGNNEPTTPGGGHPSDAALKNILIVVGICVFLFLLL; encoded by the coding sequence ATGGAGAAGGGGGAATCAACAAGCACGTCTTACTCCGACACCAACGGCTCAAACGAACCAGATCACGACTTTGAATGCAACATCTGCTTCGAGTTAGCTCAAGACCCCATCGTCACTCTCTGCGGCCACCTCTTCTGCTGGCCTTGCTTGTACCGTTGGCTTCACCACCACTCTCACTCTCAAGAATGCCCTGTCTGCAAAGCTCTCGTCCAAGACGACAAGCTCGTGCCTCTCTACGGCCGCGGCAAGAACCAGACCGACCCTAGAACCAAGCGTTACCCCGGGATGCGGATTCCCAACAGACCAGCTGGTCAGAGACCCGAGACCGCCTCTCCCCCTCCTCAGCAGCCTCAGAACGACGCTGCGAGTAACTTTTTCAACTACGGGATTGGTTTGATGGGTGGGTTTATGCCCATGGCGACGACTAGGATTGGGAACTTCAGCTTTGGGGTTGGTGGGTTGTTGCCTTCTTTGTTTAACTTTCAGTTCCATGGGTTTCCTGACGCGGCGCTCTATGGAACCGCGCCTGGTTACCCTTTTGGTGGTTACCATAACGGTTTCCGTGGAGTTCCTGGTGGTAACAATGAACCGACGACGCCTGGTGGAGGGCACCCAAGCGATGCAGCTCTGAAGAATATCCTCATTGTCGTTGGAATCTGCGTGTTCTTGTTCCTTTTATTGTGA